The DNA window GGTATTACAGTCGACAGTTTTCAAACACACTTGTTTTCGAATTAACATATTATTACACGCCGTCACGGAAATTGTTTTAATAATCACAATAAAGGTCAGTTTTTCAAGGAGCAGGAacctcttctttctgtctcgAGGCAATATTCGCTAACCACGTCTGGCCTTCGCTCCAAAGACGTCACTTATAgctcaagaaaagaaaagttatcGGTTTTGATGGAGCAGAAAATTATTTCTCAGTGTACTTGACAACTAGTAAGAGTCCGAGACTGACAAATAACAGCTACACACCACCCCCAGAAACGACGGTTTGATTTTATAATAAGCACTTACATATACCTTCAGTTTGTTTTGCGATTAAACCGTAATTAAATGTCAAATTAAGGTTTCAAATGTCCGTGTGTATTCATCAAATGCACAATAAAAGTTAAAGGCAGTTTGCTGTGATTCCACTGACACTAAACTTCACATAAGATGAATCATCAGAAGTGTTTCTGTTgttcaaaatattttaataaagctTTTCAACActgaaatacatacaaatgGCCCTCTTTGCTCATAGAATAACTAAAGTATCTACAATAATCCACATCTTGACCTGACAACGCGATTAATCTGATGACCTCGATCATCTTgtgtgagaagaaaaaaacgcaAAGGATACAACTAAGACTACAATGTGCAGCAAGCAAAAATATCCAATATAAATATCCAAATTAATAAATTACAAAAGACACACCGAAACACCTGAAACAAATTGATTCAGGTTCTCTAATTTTTTCTGAAATTTTATTATATCACAGTGCccccaaaaaagaaatgtaataggCGTGCGCAACTATTAACAAGTGTCTGGATTAACACATAAATATCTGACTGATTAAACGACTTAACGTCATCTATATCATCTAATCATTTAACTTGTCCTTGTTCATGACATTCCACGTGCTCAATAGAAAAGTTAATTAAAACAGGCCTTGAACCAGTAAGCAAACAGCAAATGTCTCTGAGGTGAATGAAAGAAAACccgcaaaataaataaataaggaagcAGCAGAAAGTGAGCTTGGACCTACGCTCCAGGAAGGTGTCCATCTATTTAAGTGAAAAAGTCGCAGGTTGTCAGGTCACCCAAATCTCCAAAAGGGTCCATAACAGAGCAAGTGATCAACAACTCACTCAACACTTGCAGCCACTCTTACAGGCCTACTGTACTTGTGTTTGGTCTTCACTGCCATTCATACCAGCACTTTAAGGATGATTTATATACACAATCAAGTATTGTTTGAACAAAAAAGCGCGTTTTGAATGCATTTAGTAAATATAAAAGTATTCATCGGCATTACTTCTTTGTCTCTAGCCTACTGACTTCAACAACAGTAGCCTCACAGGTTTCCCTCTCCAAAAGTGTTCTTAAAAGTGGTTTCTTTTCTCCCCTGTGCTTCTCTGAGTCCTTTGTCAGGCGCAGTTAAGGCTTGTCAGTGCACTGTTTGCAGAGGCTGGAGGTGGCGTTGTTGAATAGGGCACATTTATCTGGGCAGGAGGACGCAGCCACTCCGGTGGGGAAGGGATATCCGGGCGGCTGGTCGTACGCGCCCAAGCCCGGAGCTGCGAGGGCAGTGGTGGCCGGTATCGAGGCAGCAGAGATGGCTTGGCCCTGGTTGAGATACGCCACTAGCCTCCTCATCTCCTCCAGAGCCTGTGCCTGCATGAGGATGTAGTTTTTGGCGAGCAGCAAAGTGGCAATTTTGGAGAGTTTCCGCACTGACGGGCTGTGCGCGTAAGGGATGACCCCTCTGAGCTCATCCAGCGCGTCGTTCAGATCGTGCATCCGTCGTCTTTCTCTGGCGTTGATGTTTAGCCTCAATGTTTTCTGCTCTTTGGTTTTCTTACCTCCTTCTCCTTTCCCCGAGGGCACCGTCCGCCCGTCGGCCAAAAGGACCATGTCACACCTGCCGTCACTGTCATCGTCTTGACTCTGCTCTCCGCCGCTGCTCTCCGCTGCCGAGATCCTGTTGGCGCTCTCACCGAAATTAACGCACAAAGATCCGGTCGGCAGACCCAGTGGCCCCCCTCTACCTCCCGCCAGTCCTCCCGGCTGAATCGAATCTTGATCGGTCTGGTCAAAGCAGCTGATAGGTGACTGGCGGTCTCTGGCTGTTAGTTCAATGCCGGCCGATGACCTGAAAGGGTCCATTTTTTTTGTGGACACGGCGCTGAGagttttgtgaaaaatgtcccCTGCACCGCCGTTCAAGTTCATCCTTCTGTCCATAGCCTCTTGGATTCCGCGTAACGGTCGCTTCTGGCAACTCTTTGTGCGCGCCTCTATGAGTTTGTTCCTCGGTTTGCGCTTTACGAGTTTAGTTGTGTGTCAATGGGGAAGTTGCAGGCTTGCGCGACTTATCAGGTGAGGTGTGGAGACGAGGAGGAGACTCATGTAATaagtgtttctctctctctctctcgctctctcgctctctctcgctctcgcgctctctcgctctgtgtgtctttctttctgtgtctctaATTCACCTTCAATGGATCTCCACGATGATTCTCGTTACGCACGAGACGCACGAGTCTTTTTACATCATTATCTCGAGGCGGGTTATTAAAAAGGATTCGCCGACACCCTCTCCCCTCTCACTCTCTACCCAATCAGGTTAACGTTATAATTAATGGTATTTAAACGATGACAAACAATACCGcgtgcgctgtgtgtgtgtgtgtgttttcaaggCACTTTATAACGGTGATTTTAGAAAGCCTTCTGATCAGTGGTTCGCTTGTGTGACATTCTCTTCGAAAATCAAAGTAACGTTTGCCATTAGTCAATCGCTCTAATTTAATATTGGGAGACTGGACTTTGTTTCAGTCATTGTTTAGTGTTGTTGCGGCTTTTCTTTCTCATGTcactattttgtttgttttaagcgTGGCACCAAACCTTCACTTGAATTCAGAGAAAGACCACGCGTATTGTTATCAAACTTGACAGGAGACTGCAGCTGACTTGAGCTGCATTGATGATATATAGTTTCTGAAAACCACATTGCTGGTTGTGGTTTCATTTGGTTGTTTCATTTTGCCTGTTTTGGGGTTTTTAGTTTAGGTTCCcaaaaatgaatatgaatgtttatgtttaactAATATATGTCTCTCAGTTTTCCCATGACAGATCCTGCGCTCTTACTACAATTTACTTGTGCTCATACTGCCATCTACTGTGTTGTATAGTGTAGTACACCCAAAATGGAAAGTCAAACGTCATCAGCACCAACTAAGCTTTATCCAGCTTTCTTTACCCCACCATTTGGCATGCCATCATTACCAAACGCATGTTGAATGGCTAATAATTTCTAATTTCTGAATATTCTATTCTATATCATATTCTAATTTATGGTTATACTGAATTTGTCAacaattacaaattacatttaaatctTCCATTTAAATAACgaagcaaccataaacaactgTGGGTTTGTATATAAGCAAGCTAAAGCTTCACCAGAGTGCTGGAACAAGTAAATGCAGAATGTATATGATGATGTTGCACAGTTTGGAAAAATGTATGCTCTAACTTTAAAGCTGCTAAAAGAGGCACTCCACATGAAGAACAGTGTACTGGTCATGAGGGGGGTGCTGCTCAGCCTGTgtaaacagtagtacagtaTCTTCTAAACTGGTTTTGAGACATCAGATTCATAACGGAGAGCTTGCTTGCGAGCATTGCAGGGCATGGAATTTGCAAGACACGGAAATGTGCAGGCAGGGAGGGTCTAATGAAAGTCACCCAAGTTACATTACGGAAATGGTTGGCTTCTGCTGCATTCATTTtgataattctttttttttccctctctctgaataCTCCTTTTTAAAAGAATTATAAACATTTTGGGGATAGATTTGGCTCATAAGAGTTTATAGCAACCACTGCAATggagctgtccgtggtgctgaacacGCTGATAGCTCCACAGTTTGCACCTGAGCTACTTCCAATTCCAAAGAAGTCATACACAAACTCCACGGGTATCTGTTAAGTTCACTGTAGCCCGGGGAACCCCACAATGTGACCAACTCTGTTACTGCTTGCACAGGAAACACATTCTTCACCTCTTACACAAAAAGCCATTTCAGTAATTACGCTTCCTGAGAAGCCATTTGTAGATACCAGCTGCAATGCATTAAGGACAAAAATCTCTGTCCACTTCCAAGTTACCATGGCAAGGTACCATATATGGCATGGATTTGTTCACCCTCTGAAATGGTACCTGGGCAGCTACATACTGTTTCATTGGAATGGAGCTTTGAAGTCTGCTCTGCCTCCTTCAGAATGTCACACTACAGACGACAAGTTTGCCAAAGAAGAGAACAGAGTTTTGTTCAGAATCCATACGTCCTTTTATAACATGAAGAGAGAGATGGTAGAGAATTTTGAAGTATTTCAATGTAAAGAGCAACAGAATGTTTGTAGACGTGTTTTGTCAATTTGAGCTTGTGCTCGTTAGCTGTTCTATAACTTTTAATTAAGAGTTTGCGACTTGTGACTTCTAAAACAATCAAAAGAACATCTTAGCAAGTTTTcccttaaatataaatgtttacaAAATCTCATCAGTTACAAAATTAGTTGACTTACTAGGTGTGATTTTGAGTAAACTCCCTATAGACTGACAAGTCCTTTtctaataaaaatgaaaacctcAGTGACCATAATTAAAAGAAGTTTCTAGTTAAATACCAACTCCCACATGCAGTGATTTCTAACATGACGTCGGTCTAGTATCCATCCTCTGTCACATTGTAGGTGCTATCCATCCTTTGTTTTCACATTAATGCTAGCCACCTACCTCTTAGCATTCAGTAGgcatataataatattttgcTAGGAAAATATCTGATGCTAAAACCTAATTTTTATAGTGGAAGTAATAACTAttgaaagaaacagaaacattgaaTCTAAGGTTTTCTCAAAGAATTCTTCACACTGATAATTCAAATGCCAAATACATGTGATCAAATTGGCTGTtttacttcatttaaaacacaagtTAGCAAGGAAACATGTTTTCACCATGTTGGGGCTCAATGTTCATTTCAAAAAAGTTCTTTGCAGCTgcatcacaaacacaaatggCCAATACGTGCTTAACACATTCAAGGTCAGTGTTTTACCCCTTTTCCAGCATATTTCAATTAGCGTATGTTCAGTCTCTCTGCTGAGGCTCCATGAGAGGCCATCAGGGCAGAATACTTGGGGAGTTATGATCTAACGAGTGGCAGAGACAGCCGCTTTATCCTGAGACAGCAAGAGAACACCTTCATGGCCAATCAGGTCCGGCTAATGAGACAAGATGGGCCAGGACGATGCCACGGCCATTACAGCCACAGTCTGTCAGCACTTTGGTAATGAAGAGAGCATTGAAGGCAACACTGTGTTAGAAAAGAGAACAAGAATCAATTTAGTTAGGGACAAAATAAGTTTAGACACAGGAGC is part of the Sander vitreus isolate 19-12246 chromosome 22, sanVit1, whole genome shotgun sequence genome and encodes:
- the bhlhe22 gene encoding class E basic helix-loop-helix protein 22 — encoded protein: MDRRMNLNGGAGDIFHKTLSAVSTKKMDPFRSSAGIELTARDRQSPISCFDQTDQDSIQPGGLAGGRGGPLGLPTGSLCVNFGESANRISAAESSGGEQSQDDDSDGRCDMVLLADGRTVPSGKGEGGKKTKEQKTLRLNINARERRRMHDLNDALDELRGVIPYAHSPSVRKLSKIATLLLAKNYILMQAQALEEMRRLVAYLNQGQAISAASIPATTALAAPGLGAYDQPPGYPFPTGVAASSCPDKCALFNNATSSLCKQCTDKP